One Parashewanella spongiae genomic window, TCGACAAATATCTCGCAAGCTATACGCCAACGGAATACCCGCCAGTAAAACCTCGTTTCAAGATTATTGCGTCAGCAGGGTTTTCACCGTCGTAAGGCTCAGAAAGCCAAAACGATGAAACAACATGTCGATCGTAACGCTCAGTTTGAAAAACTGGCTCAACTGAAACAAGACTATCTTGATAAGGGGAAACCCGTCCTGAGTATCGATACAAAAAAGAAAGAACAATTAGGTAATTACTTTCGTGATGGAGTCACAGATTCCGCAGAGCCGGCAACCGTTAATGATCATGATTTTCCTAGTAATGGTCATGGTAAACTCATACCTCACGGCATCTACGACCTAAAAAATAATTGCTCGAATAGAGTTAGGTGCTGTGATTGATAAAGCCACAATAGAACGGCGAAGATGTGGTACGTCAACATTTACAGATGTAATGACATCAGATTCGTCATTGGTAGTAACAAGGCACTTTAGTGCCGATTGAGCCGCATATTTAGCGGAGTAAACGGCTTTACGAGAAACATTAAATTCATCAGAAAGAGAAGAAACTGCACCATGCACTTGGCAAGCGATAGTTTTTAAGAGAAGATCGAATTTGTCTGAGGAGTTAAGCGGTGTTCGGTCGAGTATCGGCATTTTATTTTGAGAATAGTTTTAGTCGGCTTATTATCTCAATAAATAACGTTTTTCTCCTCAGATTTTCTCATTTATTTGTTACCCGTATCTGATGGGTTCCAAAATGTTATAAAAATCATTATTTATCAGCCGGGTAGCAAGCTTCTCAGCGAGCATTGAGAAGCTTGGATCAGATATTGTTATCAATGACGCTCTAATCTTTGATGGTTGCGGCTTTCATTTGTTGGGTGAACTTGGCTAATTTATTTAACATAATATCAGGTTTTGATAGATTAGCGCTTATGATTTTCACTGTGGCTGATCCTGATATTGCTCCAGCAGCACCAGACTTTATCGCTTCTCGTACTTGCTCTGGTTGAGATATACCAAAACCAAGGATTGGAGGTGGTGCATCATGTTGATTTAAACTTGTTAAGATATTCTCTAAAGGCATACTGGCTTTGTTATCGGTTCCTGTTACGCCTGCGCGAGACAGCAAATAAGTATATCCTTCGCTATATTGACTCACTTTGGACAGTGTTTCTTCATCACCATTAGGTGGTGCAATAAATATTGGAGCAATATCATGAGCTTTTGCACTTTCTCTAAATTCTGCTGATGCTTCTACGGGCACGTCTGCGATTAATACAGAATCAACACCAGCTTTTTGGGCTTTTGAGTAAAAGTTATCGATGCCATTGGAATACACTAAGTTTGCATATAACAATAGTCCAATGGGTATATCGGGATACTTAGTGCGTATTTGCGTGATCAGTTCAAAGCATGAGTCCGGAGTAACGTGGGAATTTAGTGCACGAATGTTGGCCTGTTGGATAACAGGGCCGTCAGCTAATGGATCAGAGAAGGGGATGCCTAACTCCAAAGCATCGGCACCGTTTTCAATCAGTGTTTCGATTATTTTTTGAGAGAGCTTTAGATTTGGATCACCAATGGTAACAAAGGGAACAAAAGCAGCTTGATTTTTTGCTTCGAGTTGAGCAAATGAATGTTGATATCGGTTTGATGCAGTCATTACTTTTGCTCCATTTCATTCATTTTTTTAGATAAGATGTCAGAAACTGCGAAAATATCTTTGTCTCCACGGCCGGATAAATTAACGACTAACAGCATTTCTTTATCGGCATTTTTTGCAATTTTATAAGCATGTGCAAGAGCATGAGCAGATTCCAGAGCCGGAATGATGCCTTCGCTACGTGCTAGTACTTGGAAGGCTTCTAATGCTTCGTCATCAGTGGCTGAAACATAGGTACCACGACCTGTTGCATGTAAATGCGCATGTTGAGGGCCTATTGATGGAAAATCTAACCCTGCAGAAATTGAGTAAGATTCTTCAATTTGGCCATGCTCATCTTGCATCAACGGTGATTTCATGCCAAAAAAAATACCGTTACGGCCTTCAGTTAATGGGGCACCGTGCTGGTGGGTATCAATGCCTTTCCCTGCGGGCTCAACCCCAATAAGTTGGACGCTTGTTTCATCAATAAAATCAGCGAACATACCGATTGCATTTGAGCCTCCACCAATACATGCTACTACAGCATCTGGTAAACGGCCTTCACGTTGTTGAATTTGATGTTTCGTTTCTTCACCGATCATTTTCTGGAATTCACGGACAATCGTTGGATAAGGGTGTGGGCCTGCTGCTGTACCCAATAAATAATGTGCTGTTTCATAATTGCCTGTGTAATCTCGCATGGCTTCATTACAGGCATCTTTTAATGTTGCTGAGCCTGAAGTCACAGAAATAACTTCAGCCCCCATTAAACGCATGCGAAATACGTTTGGAGATTGACGCTCAATGTCTTTTGCGCCCATGTAAACGCGGCATTTCATATTTAAAAGTGCGCAAGCTAAAGCGGTAGCAACGCCATGTTGACCCGCGCCCGTTTCTGCGATGATTTCATTTATCCCCATTCGCTTTGCCAACAACGCTTGGCCTAGCACTTGGTTTGTTTTATGGGCTCCACCATGAAGCAAATCCTCACGTTTTAGATAAATTTTAACAAGCGGGTTTGGACTGAAGTTCTTAGTCAGCGTAAGCGCTGTCGGTCGACCAGCGTAATTTTTAAGTAATTCCGTAAATTCTTTCTGGAACTCAGGGTCATTACTGGCATCAATAAATGCTTGCTCAAGTTTCCGTAAAGCTGGCATTAGAGTTTGAGGTGTATATGCGCCGCCAAACTCTCCGAAAAATGGATTTAATTTAAACTGGGTCATTGTTGTATCCTAACTTAATATTGTCTGAGGGCACGAAAGGCTTGTTCAATCTTTTGTTTATCTTTTATTCCGGGTGCTGATTCTAAACCGGAGTTAAAATCTAACCCAAAGAACCCTTGTTGCATGGCGCTTATTGCATTTTCTGAATTTAAACCACCGGCTAACCATGATAATTGTTTGTCATCAATGACAGTGTTCCAGTCGAATGTTTCACCACTTCCACCAAATTGTGAGTCTGATTTGCTGTCATATAACTTTTGACTGATAGATGGGCTGGTAACTTGTTTAATTTCATTGTTGGCCGTGTCAACGGATATCGCTTTCCATATTTTTGTGTTGATGCTGTTTTTGTCAAAAAGTGCGCGAAGTTCGTCGATGTAAGTTTGTTCCTCACAACCATGTAATTGCACGGCATATAAGGAAAGTGTTTGCGCGGCTTTAATTATTACATTGTGAGATTGGTTTACAAATACACCCACGAATCGAAGACCTAAATGACTTTTTTGATGGTGCTCTGTAATCGCTTGAGCGTGTTTAAATGAAATACAGCGAGGTGATTTTTCGGCAAAAATTAAACCTGCATAACTTGCTCCAGCATTCGCTATGGCTGAGCTGTCTTCAATTCTTGTTATTCCGCAAACTTTATTGTGGCCGAAAATCAAAGTGCGACAAGCTAAATCAAGATCTTCTTCAGCCATCAAGGAGCTGCCCACTAAAAAGCCATTAACTAAAGGTGAAAGACGTTTGACCTGATCCGGAGTATAGATTCCCGACTCGCTAATAATAACGCGATCTTCAGGGATATTAGGCGCGAGGGCTTCAGTGGTCGCTAAATTAGTGCTGAGGTCACGTAAATTACGGTTGTTAATACCGATAATTTTGGCATCCAATTTAACGGCGCGTTCAAGTTCTTCTTGATTAGAAACCTCAGTCAAAATATCCAACTTGAACTGATTTGCTATGGAGGATAATGATGTGTACTGAGCGTCATCTAAAACCGATAGCATCAATAATATTGCGTCAGCACCATGATGTGCAGCAAGCTTAATTTGGTATTCATCAACAAAAAAGTCTTTACAGATAACTGGTTGATCGACCATTTGTCTCACTTGGGCTAAGTATGAAAAACTGCCTTGAAAAAATTGCTCGTCGGTTAATACTGAAACGGCTCCTGCATACTTGCGATATACACTAGTGATAAAGCCTAAATCGAAATTTTCACGGATCAACCCTTTAGAAGGGCTAGCTTTTTTGCATTCTAAAATGAAACTCGTATTCGGTGAGCTGAGTTCTTCAAAAAGGCTGCGAGTTGATACTTTGGGTGATAACTTTGTTTCAGGATATTGCAATTTTAGCTGGGCAATGTGTTCAGCTTTAGTGGAAACAATGCGTGTTAAAATGTTACTCATTACTTAGAATCCCCACCACAGCTAGCCGAAGCAAGTTGGGTTAGTTTTTGGAAAGGTGTACCAGAATTAATAGTGTCTAACGTGAGTTGCATGGCTTGCTGAATATTGTCGGCTTTTCCACTGATATATAAAGCACACGCAGCGTTTACGGCAACAGCGTGTGTATGTGATGATTGGCCTTTTCCTTGCAAAATGGCTGAAGTTATCGCGGCGTTGTCTTCAGGTGTTCTCCCAGTCAATTCATCAATCGAATAGGCGGTAGTTATGCCAAAATCTTTGGGCGTTAATTGATAACGGTTGAATTCACCATTATTGATTTCAGTTACCTGAGTGATCCCGTGAACGGCGACTTCATCAAGCCCACTTCCGTGTACGACCATTGCCCTTTTTACGCCCATAGAATTAAGTACTGTAGCAATAGGGTCGATAAGTTCAGGTGAATACACGCCCAGCAACATATAGTCAGGTCGAGAAGGGTTAATAAGCGGCCCTAAAATATTAAATATGGTTCGGGTTTTAAGTGCTTGCCTTACTGGAACTGCGTGTTTGAATCCACCGTGGTAATGTGGCGCAAAAAGAAAACAAATGTGATTATCCTTTAGGCTTTTACTGGCTGACTCTGGTGACATAGTAATGTCGATACCTAAGTGAGAAAGTAGATCCGATGAACCTGATTTACTGGAAACACTTCTACTACCATGCTTAGCTACTTTGGCACCAGCAGCAGCGGCAACGAAAGCTGCAGTGGTTGATATGTTAATTGTGTTATAGCCGTCACCGCCAGTTCCAACTAAATCAACCAACTCTTCCGAGGCTTCATACGGGAAGGGCTTAGCAGTCGCAATAGAAGCATCTGCAGCACCGCAAATTTCTTCAACCGTTTCGCCTTTCACTTTCAAAGCTGTGAGTAATCCAGCCAAGCTTATATCATCAATGTCGCCTTTAATAATGGCTGAAAACACTTCAGCACTTTCGTGACGAGTCAGCGAGTTTCCTTGATAGACTTTTTCGAATAATGATTGAATTTCGGTATTCATGAGGCTGACAATTCCTTAGTCAAAAAATTAATTGATTGAGTTAATAGATCACTGCCTAGAGTGGTGAGAATAGATTCTGGATGAAATTGAAATCCGACCGACTTGTGTTGTTTATGTGCAATGGCCATAGGTAAAGATTCGGTAAATGCAATAACTTCTAAAGACTCAGGCACTACAGTGGCAACTAAACTGTGATAACGACCAACGGGCAAAGGCGAGGGTAAGTCACCAAATACAGCGTGTTGAGTATGCGTAATTTGGCTGGCTTTACCGTGAACGACAGCTGGAGCGCGTTCTACTTTACCGCCATAGTGTTCGACTAATGCTTGGTGGCCTAAGCAAATCCCTAAGATAGGGACTTTACCTGCGACTTTTGATAATAAATCCATCATACACCCTGCTTGATTTGGTGCGCCTGGGCCGGGGGACAATACTAAGGCCGCATCATCTTCTGAAAGTAATTTAGTGGCAATAAAGTCAGGAGCAATGTTATTGCGGTAAATAACGACATCAAAATTTAAGCTTCGAAATTGGTCGACTAGGTTATAAGTAAATGAGTCAAAATTATCTAATAGGTAAAGTTTCATAGTCCACCTCCGATTTTTATCGCTGAAATAACTGCTTGAGCTTTTTGCCGTGTTTCGTCTGCTTCAGCTTGTGGATCAGAATCATAGACAACACCTGCACCAGCTTGAATATGCGCAACGCCATTTTTAACGTAAGCTGAACGAATTACAATGCAAGTATCCATGTCACCATTAGAGTTAATGTAACCTACTGCACCTCCATAACTGCCGCGACGTTGGCCTTCAACTTCTCTGATTAACTGAGACGCACGGACTTTAGGTGCGCCTGTTAGGGTTCCCATGTTCATACAGGCTTGATAAGCGTGCAATGCATCGAGTGATTCACGTAACTGGCCTGTAACTCGACTGACAAGGTGCATCACGTGTGAATAGCGATCGACTTTTAATAATTCAGCTACCTTGCGGGTACCGCTTTGACTAATTCGGGCTACATCATTTCGTGCTAAATCTACCAACATAAGGTGTTCTGATAATTCTTTTTGATCAAGTCTAAGCTCCAATTCAATTCGGCCATCTAAATCGAAATCAATTTGACCATCTTCCCTTTTTCCACGCTTACGAGTGCCAGCTATCGGATAAATTTCAACTTGATTTGTTTGGGCGTCGTATTTCAAAGCACTTTCAGGGGAGGCACCAAATAAAGTGAAATCAGGCCCATTAAAATAGAACATATAGGGACTTGGGTTCGTTTGCTTTAATGCTTGATAAGCACCTAGAGTGTTCGGACACGGTAAACTGAAACTACGTGACGGAACTATTTGAAATATATCACCAGCGATAATGTGTTGTTTTAGCGAGTTCACATTATTTTTGAATTCTGTGTCTGAAATATTTGTACTGACTTCGTTTTCAATTGTTGACGAATGGATCTGAGTTTGAAGCTTTTTTGCTTGATAAGTTAATTGCGCCACTCTTTCAGCCAGTTGCTCAGTGATAGTGGTGTCGTTCGAAAATGAATAGCTAATAATACACGACTGTTGAGTGGTGTGATCTACTTCTATTAAGGTTTCAGCGACATAAAATAAATAATCAGGGCAGTCATTGTCAGCATTTGGTACCTGTTGAAGTGGTTCGACTGTGTCAATTAAATCATAAGACAGTACACCTCCGAGAAATATAGGCTCAGCGTTTATTTTTGTGCGATTAAAATGCTGAATTAAAGCTCTTAGCCCATCAAGTGATGATGCGACAAGTAATCTTTCGTCTTCATCAAGTTGCTCTGTGGTAGGGGAAAGAGTAACTACCAACTCAGCACCCAATTCAGTTTTTGCTGTACTAATGATGGCTTCAGAGAAAAAATCAACAATCGTCGGCAATAACTTTTGACCATTATTACTCAATGCCGTGAATGTCAATTTAAAGCGGTCACAGCGGATCATGAGTGCGCTGTCTGTGACAATAATGCTTTTTAAATGATCTTTACTTTCAATTTCAGCTGACTCGAGCAGCATAGTGTGGCTGGCATTTTGAGTTAACCTTTGGTAAAGATTCAAAGGATCATCCTGATAAAGAATGCTCGATTTTTGTGTTGTCAGTTGAGCCTGAGTTGTCATATTCATGAGCCTGTTTTTCTCTAATGTTTCTTAGGGATCTAGCGATTTAAAGAGTACCAATCTTTGTCATGCCAACGAAGGCTGGTATCCAGTGACTTTTATAAAAAAAGCAAAGGCACTAGGGTCTGTTGATCTTTCAGAATTAAATTTTGTGCTATTTGAGCATTTATCTGTTCAAGGCGTGAGCAGTGATGCTTAGCCATCTAAGTGAGCTGGTCATAACATAGAACAGTGAATGCTCAAAAGCATCGAAGACAGCGTAAATTGGTCATTTCTGCTGCGTTATCGTTTTCTTATTTGGAATAACCAAACCTCACAAACTCTGCCTTGCATAAAATAACCAATTTATCGCTGCAAAAACAATCACGAAAGATCAACAGACCCTAGACTACCGACATACAAAACTGTCGTTACTTCGTTTCCAGCCTGCGCTGGAGTGACGAGAACTTATCGGTATACTTTCTTCCGAAACTTTCCTTAGACCGTTCTATTGTTTCCGCAGTTTCAATTTTAATAGTGCAATTTTCTTTCAGGCAACAAAAAAGCCCGCAAGTTGCGGGCTTTTTTGTTGAATGTGTCTCTTAATCTATTGAGCACACAGCTTCACACAACCCGCTAGTTTGGGAAGTGCCACCACCAACAGGTGTTTTGAGAAGCGAGTTGAATTTGCATAAATATTAGTTTGGTTGCTCAATTAATTTGAGTGATAGAAGACTATAAAATGTCGGTAATGTCAAGCACAATTGACGATAACTAATATCTATTACAGTAATTAAATGCTCAACTCAGAGCTATGTATGCGCACAAAGTACAAACGAAATTGGTGAAACCATAGTTATTACCGACATACAAAACTGTCGTTATTACATTGCTACGTTGAGATAATTTTGTGAAGTAATTTTTGCGCATACAAGCTCCCGAAGGGCAAGGCTAAAGGTTTCCATTACTGTGTTCCACGTTCTTGAATTATCTCGATAGTATTTCGAACATGCGCCTTGTACTGAAAACCTTTATCTCTTGCTGAGTGAGAGATTAATTACTGTAATTGGTATAAATTACTTAAAGTGTATATTTTATAGGTTGCATGGTATTTAGCTATTCATCAGATAAATCTACCAAGAGGCAAGTTCTTCACTAAGTTTTTGTCTATGCTGTTGCCATTAATAATGTTGACGGCCTAAAAAAGGATTAAGAAACCGACATTATCAAATGAAAATGCTTCAACTTTCGAAATTATAGTGTTCGAGCAATAATGATCTAAATATTTTTTCAGACGCTATTTCTATTATTTTCAGTTACAATAGCGTAATGAATGATGAATCAAAATTAGTTGACTTACATTGCCATACCACGGCATCTGACGGCCAGCTTACTCCTACTGAAATAATCAGAAGAGCCATAACCAATCAAGTCGATGTACTTGCTATCACCGATCACGATACAGTTTCAGGTTTGCGTGAAGCGCATGACTTTAATCGGCAACAAGATAACTCTATCGAATTGATAAATGGCATAGAAATATCTACTTGTTGGCATAACCACGATATTCATATTGTAGGTTTAAATGTCGATATTGAAGCCGATGAACTTGCCCAATTACAAAAGAGGCAGCGTGAATTAAGGGACATTCGTGCCCGTGAAATTGGGCGAAGATTAGAAAAAGCTGGTATCGAAAGTGCGTATGAAGGGGCTAAAGCACTAGCGGGTGATGCGGCATTGAGTCGCGGCCATTACGCTCGTTGGTTAGCTCATCATGGGTATGCTAAAGACACGCCCAGTGTATTTAAAAAATTTTTGTCACGAGGTAAAACGGGTTATGTACCCAATAATTGGCAAGATATGGAATCAGCGATCACACTTATCCATAACGTCGGTGGTCAGGCAGTATTAGCACACCCAAGTGGATATAAGTTTTCTGCAAAGTGGTTAAAACGTCTTGTAAGAGAGTTCAAGGAAGCTGGTGGAGATGCAATAGAGGTGGTTCAAGGACAACAGTCCATTGGCGATCGTTCTAATTTAATTGCGCTCAGTAATCAGAATCAACTTTTTGCTTCACTAGGAAGCGATTTTCATTTTCCAGGTGGCTGGTTAGATTTAGGTAAAAAATTGTTTCAACCACCCGGAGTTAATTGGATTTGGCACTCAGAAGGCTGGAATAAATGAGTCAATTTTTTTATGTACATGAAGAAAACCCGCAATCAAGATTAATCGTACAAGCCGTTCATATTTTGAAGCAGGGGGGGGTTGTTGTATATCCAACAGATTCAGGATACGCCATTGGTTGTTTAATTGGTGATAAGAATGCAATGACGAGAATTACGAGGATCAGGCAAATCGAAAATGACCACCATTTTTCATTGATGTGTCGTGATTTATCAGAATTGGCAACATATGCAAAAGTTGATAATCAAGCTTATCGATTATTGAAATCTTGTACGCCGGGGCCGTATACCTTTATTTTTAAAGCTACGAAAGAAGTGCCAAAGCGTCTGCAAACTTCCAAGAAAAAGACCATAGGGATACGAGTGCCAAGTAATATTATCGCTGCGGCCTTGCTGGAAGAACTTGATGCTCCTTTAATGTCGACAAGCCTAGTGATGCCAAATGAAGACTATGCAGAGTCGGATCCCGAAAATATAAGGGACATGTTAGAACACCAAGTGGATTTAATTATTCATGGTGGTTATTTAGGCGAAAACCCGACCACCGTAGTTGATATGTCGGAAGATACGATACAAGTTGTTCGTGAAGGTGCTGGTGATACAAGTATATTCATCTAATGTTGCTTTAAGTCGGAGACCGTTCCCGATATAATGCATAACTGATATTGAACGCTTCTCATGGATAAGGACTCGGATGCAGGTTGCTCAGCAAAGTTTGCCTTTAGCTACTGTTCGGGGTAAATCAGTTAGCGAAATGCCTGCGGATTTATTTATTCCTCCAGAAGCGCTTGAGGTATTTTTAGAAGCCTTTGAAGGACCTTTAGACTTACTACTTTATTTGATACGTAAACAAAAGTTTGATGTTGTTGACCTGCCTATCCAGCAAATAACCTCCCAGTATTTAGAGTACATTGAACTACTCACTGACGCTCGAATTGAGTTGGCTGCGGATTATCTCGTAATGGCGGCAACATTGGCAGAGATTAAATCAAGGCTGTTGCTTCCTAGACCTGAGTTTGATGAACACGATGAAGAAGATCCAAGAGCTCGATTAATCAGGCAACTCAAAGCTTATGAGACGATAAAAAATGCCTCATTAGAAATCGATGAGTTACCTAGATTAGAGCGGGATTTTCATCTTGCATCGGTAAAGGTAGCTAAAAATATTGAAGTGAAAGTACTCGCTCCTGATGTGTCGTTGAGTGATTTAGCTCAAGCGTTTTCGAATGTATTGAAGCGTGTTGAAGCTTATCAACATCATCACGTAAAGAAAGAAGCACTTTCGACGCGTGAGCGTATGATCCAGATCCTTGAATTACTGAATAGTGAGACTTACACACCGTTTCAAGCTTTATTCAGTGCTGAAGAGGGGCGAGCTGGCGCTGTCGTGAGTTTTTTGGCTTTAATGGAGTTAGTCAAAGAGATGTTAGTTGAGCTGGTTCAAGCAGAGCCGATGACAACGATACACGTAAGGGCATTTTAATCTAATGCAAATTAATGATATTCAGCTCAAACAGCTTATAGAAGCGAGTTTATTTGTACTTGATAAACCACAAACGATGACACAAATGAAAGACTCATTTTTGAGTAATTTTTCGGTGTCGAAAGATCGAATTAAAGCGGTGATATCAGAGTTAGAGCAAGATTATCAAGAAAGAGGTGTACAACTTGTCCAAGTAGCTGGTGGATATCGGTTCCAAACGGCAGAGTTTTTAAGTCCATTGTTGCAGTCACTGTGGCAAGAGAAAGCACCAAAATATTCAAGAGCGACATTAGAAACTTTAGCGGTAATTGCCTATCAGCAACCCGTGACACGTGGAGATGTTGAACAAGTTCGTGGCGTTACAGTAAGTAGCCATATAATTAAAACCTTATCAGACAGAAGCTGGATTAAGGTTGTTGGGCATAAAGAAGTTCCTGGTCGACCAGCACTGTATTCAACAACCAATGATTTTTTAGATTATTTCGGATTGCGAAATTTATCTGAATTACCTCAACTGTCTGATCCTGAATCATTACAAGCATTGTTTTCAGTGAGTGAATTGGTTCCAGATATAAAAGAAGAGTCTACTAATGAGTGAAAAATTGCAGAAAGTCTTGGCCCGAGCAGGCCATGGCTCCCGTCGTGAGATGGAGGCATGGATTGCTGCAGGTCGAGTTAGTATAGATGGAGAAATCGCAACCATTGGAGATAGGGTTGAATCTGACGCCAAAGTTCGTCTTGATGGCCGTCTAGTTTCAATAAAGTCAGCTGACGAAGTGATTTGTCGAGTACTTGCCTATCACAAGCCCGAAGGTGAGATTTGCAGTCGTAAAGATCCAGAAGGTCGTCCAACCGTTTTTGATCGTTTACCAAGAGTACGAGATGGTCGCTGGGTTGCTGTAGGGCGTTTAGACATCAATACTTCAGGTTTATTACTGTTTACATCAGATGGTGAATTAGCGAATAAGCTCATGCATCCATCTAATGAAGTTGAGCGAGAATATGCCGTAAGAACTTTTGGTCAGGTCGAAGATGCATCCGTTCAAAAGCTTAGGACAGG contains:
- the trpA gene encoding tryptophan synthase subunit alpha, translated to MTASNRYQHSFAQLEAKNQAAFVPFVTIGDPNLKLSQKIIETLIENGADALELGIPFSDPLADGPVIQQANIRALNSHVTPDSCFELITQIRTKYPDIPIGLLLYANLVYSNGIDNFYSKAQKAGVDSVLIADVPVEASAEFRESAKAHDIAPIFIAPPNGDEETLSKVSQYSEGYTYLLSRAGVTGTDNKASMPLENILTSLNQHDAPPPILGFGISQPEQVREAIKSGAAGAISGSATVKIISANLSKPDIMLNKLAKFTQQMKAATIKD
- the trpB gene encoding tryptophan synthase subunit beta, with amino-acid sequence MTQFKLNPFFGEFGGAYTPQTLMPALRKLEQAFIDASNDPEFQKEFTELLKNYAGRPTALTLTKNFSPNPLVKIYLKREDLLHGGAHKTNQVLGQALLAKRMGINEIIAETGAGQHGVATALACALLNMKCRVYMGAKDIERQSPNVFRMRLMGAEVISVTSGSATLKDACNEAMRDYTGNYETAHYLLGTAAGPHPYPTIVREFQKMIGEETKHQIQQREGRLPDAVVACIGGGSNAIGMFADFIDETSVQLIGVEPAGKGIDTHQHGAPLTEGRNGIFFGMKSPLMQDEHGQIEESYSISAGLDFPSIGPQHAHLHATGRGTYVSATDDEALEAFQVLARSEGIIPALESAHALAHAYKIAKNADKEMLLVVNLSGRGDKDIFAVSDILSKKMNEMEQK
- the trpCF gene encoding bifunctional indole-3-glycerol-phosphate synthase TrpC/phosphoribosylanthranilate isomerase TrpF: MSNILTRIVSTKAEHIAQLKLQYPETKLSPKVSTRSLFEELSSPNTSFILECKKASPSKGLIRENFDLGFITSVYRKYAGAVSVLTDEQFFQGSFSYLAQVRQMVDQPVICKDFFVDEYQIKLAAHHGADAILLMLSVLDDAQYTSLSSIANQFKLDILTEVSNQEELERAVKLDAKIIGINNRNLRDLSTNLATTEALAPNIPEDRVIISESGIYTPDQVKRLSPLVNGFLVGSSLMAEEDLDLACRTLIFGHNKVCGITRIEDSSAIANAGASYAGLIFAEKSPRCISFKHAQAITEHHQKSHLGLRFVGVFVNQSHNVIIKAAQTLSLYAVQLHGCEEQTYIDELRALFDKNSINTKIWKAISVDTANNEIKQVTSPSISQKLYDSKSDSQFGGSGETFDWNTVIDDKQLSWLAGGLNSENAISAMQQGFFGLDFNSGLESAPGIKDKQKIEQAFRALRQY
- the trpD gene encoding anthranilate phosphoribosyltransferase gives rise to the protein MNTEIQSLFEKVYQGNSLTRHESAEVFSAIIKGDIDDISLAGLLTALKVKGETVEEICGAADASIATAKPFPYEASEELVDLVGTGGDGYNTINISTTAAFVAAAAGAKVAKHGSRSVSSKSGSSDLLSHLGIDITMSPESASKSLKDNHICFLFAPHYHGGFKHAVPVRQALKTRTIFNILGPLINPSRPDYMLLGVYSPELIDPIATVLNSMGVKRAMVVHGSGLDEVAVHGITQVTEINNGEFNRYQLTPKDFGITTAYSIDELTGRTPEDNAAITSAILQGKGQSSHTHAVAVNAACALYISGKADNIQQAMQLTLDTINSGTPFQKLTQLASASCGGDSK
- a CDS encoding aminodeoxychorismate/anthranilate synthase component II translates to MKLYLLDNFDSFTYNLVDQFRSLNFDVVIYRNNIAPDFIATKLLSEDDAALVLSPGPGAPNQAGCMMDLLSKVAGKVPILGICLGHQALVEHYGGKVERAPAVVHGKASQITHTQHAVFGDLPSPLPVGRYHSLVATVVPESLEVIAFTESLPMAIAHKQHKSVGFQFHPESILTTLGSDLLTQSINFLTKELSAS
- a CDS encoding anthranilate synthase component 1, with the translated sequence MNMTTQAQLTTQKSSILYQDDPLNLYQRLTQNASHTMLLESAEIESKDHLKSIIVTDSALMIRCDRFKLTFTALSNNGQKLLPTIVDFFSEAIISTAKTELGAELVVTLSPTTEQLDEDERLLVASSLDGLRALIQHFNRTKINAEPIFLGGVLSYDLIDTVEPLQQVPNADNDCPDYLFYVAETLIEVDHTTQQSCIISYSFSNDTTITEQLAERVAQLTYQAKKLQTQIHSSTIENEVSTNISDTEFKNNVNSLKQHIIAGDIFQIVPSRSFSLPCPNTLGAYQALKQTNPSPYMFYFNGPDFTLFGASPESALKYDAQTNQVEIYPIAGTRKRGKREDGQIDFDLDGRIELELRLDQKELSEHLMLVDLARNDVARISQSGTRKVAELLKVDRYSHVMHLVSRVTGQLRESLDALHAYQACMNMGTLTGAPKVRASQLIREVEGQRRGSYGGAVGYINSNGDMDTCIVIRSAYVKNGVAHIQAGAGVVYDSDPQAEADETRQKAQAVISAIKIGGGL
- the rnm gene encoding RNase RNM, with the protein product MNDESKLVDLHCHTTASDGQLTPTEIIRRAITNQVDVLAITDHDTVSGLREAHDFNRQQDNSIELINGIEISTCWHNHDIHIVGLNVDIEADELAQLQKRQRELRDIRAREIGRRLEKAGIESAYEGAKALAGDAALSRGHYARWLAHHGYAKDTPSVFKKFLSRGKTGYVPNNWQDMESAITLIHNVGGQAVLAHPSGYKFSAKWLKRLVREFKEAGGDAIEVVQGQQSIGDRSNLIALSNQNQLFASLGSDFHFPGGWLDLGKKLFQPPGVNWIWHSEGWNK
- a CDS encoding L-threonylcarbamoyladenylate synthase, whose translation is MSQFFYVHEENPQSRLIVQAVHILKQGGVVVYPTDSGYAIGCLIGDKNAMTRITRIRQIENDHHFSLMCRDLSELATYAKVDNQAYRLLKSCTPGPYTFIFKATKEVPKRLQTSKKKTIGIRVPSNIIAAALLEELDAPLMSTSLVMPNEDYAESDPENIRDMLEHQVDLIIHGGYLGENPTTVVDMSEDTIQVVREGAGDTSIFI
- a CDS encoding segregation and condensation protein A gives rise to the protein MQVAQQSLPLATVRGKSVSEMPADLFIPPEALEVFLEAFEGPLDLLLYLIRKQKFDVVDLPIQQITSQYLEYIELLTDARIELAADYLVMAATLAEIKSRLLLPRPEFDEHDEEDPRARLIRQLKAYETIKNASLEIDELPRLERDFHLASVKVAKNIEVKVLAPDVSLSDLAQAFSNVLKRVEAYQHHHVKKEALSTRERMIQILELLNSETYTPFQALFSAEEGRAGAVVSFLALMELVKEMLVELVQAEPMTTIHVRAF
- the scpB gene encoding SMC-Scp complex subunit ScpB gives rise to the protein MQINDIQLKQLIEASLFVLDKPQTMTQMKDSFLSNFSVSKDRIKAVISELEQDYQERGVQLVQVAGGYRFQTAEFLSPLLQSLWQEKAPKYSRATLETLAVIAYQQPVTRGDVEQVRGVTVSSHIIKTLSDRSWIKVVGHKEVPGRPALYSTTNDFLDYFGLRNLSELPQLSDPESLQALFSVSELVPDIKEESTNE